The following proteins are co-located in the Pomacea canaliculata isolate SZHN2017 linkage group LG10, ASM307304v1, whole genome shotgun sequence genome:
- the LOC112573415 gene encoding serine/threonine-protein phosphatase 6 regulatory ankyrin repeat subunit A-like — MTEDSAATLGNSLCCCTSGTDVSKALSCQSDDDLYNLCTTITGSGHTVVHLLVQRQKLDSLKAVLARGVDVNTRDAQGATPIHTALQYHALPAAQVLIDHGADVAEVVSRRKGITLLHKLVMRDRPAAVQLLLENGAEVNARDKQRRTALHMAAVYGRGAIAALLLQRESCDVNALDQTGHTPLMLAINNNNTDLARQLAAAPRTDVALRDRDGMSSLHLAVALGQLEVVRAILARNTANLNSKERSMGRTPLHLACALTTLGSASTTNNSNSKDSNKKGARGRVSTSLSVLNTSSENGEASAGYGRYTSKSPSKHSNKDSPIASVNFQECEADKPMSAASDAAASSQSSGFRMSPTTSGGPYYLKTGTAFRHPKSSQTPVRNDGTSQQGSFLAASRPRTAPQRRKPTGLCINGSESPQRSRASEASSISAIRCKMVTLLLDLGADANLMTAFRKSPLHITAASGAADVMALLLPHTTNPNMLSMSNKTALHLPRRTATLSSCPCWCPRAPTWVSATWQA, encoded by the exons ATGACCGAGGACTCTGCAGCCACGCTCGGAAACAGCCTGTGCTGTTGCACTTCGGGCACCGACGTCAGCAAGGCCCTCTCCTGCCAGTCCGACGACGACCTCTACAACCTGTGCACCACCATCACTGGCAGCGGTCACACCGTCGTGCACCTGCTGGTGCAGCGTCAGAAGCTAGACTCCCTGAAGGCCGTGCTGGCACGCGGCGTGGACGTCAATACGAGAGACGCGCAAGGAGCCACACCCATCCACACGGCCCTGCAGTACCACGCCCTGCCGGCCGCCCAGGTCCTCATCGACCATGGTGCCGACGTGGCCGAGGTGGTGTCGCGCCGCAAGGGTATCACCCTGCTGCACAAGCTGGTCATGCGCGACCGGCCGGCCGCCGTGCAGCTGCTGCTGGAGAACGGGGCGGAGGTCAACGCCCGCGACAAGCAACGCCGTACAGCGCTGCACATGGCCGCTGTGTACGGACGCGGCGCCATCGCGGCTCTGCTCCTGCAGCGCGAGTCTTGCGACGTTAACGCTCTGGATCAAACAG GCCATACGCCGCTAATGTTggccatcaacaacaacaacacggaCCTGGCCCGCCAGCTGGCAGCCGCCCCGCGAACTGACGTGGCCCTGCGCGACCGAGACGGTATGTCCAGCCTTCACCTAGCCGTGGCCCTTGGTCAGCTGGAGGTCGTACGCGCCATCCTGGCCCGCAATACGGCAAATCTCAACAGCAAGGAGCGCAGCATGGGACGCACTCCCCTTCATCTGGCATGCGCACTCACCACCCTGGGGAGCGCCTCCACTACcaacaacagtaacagcaaGGACAGCAACAAGAAGGGGGCCAGAGGCAGAGTGTCCACATCCCTGAGTGTTCTAAACACTTCCAGCGAGAACGGTGAAGCGTCAGCTGGATACGGCAGGTACACCTCAAAATCACCGTCAAAGCACAGTAATAAGGACTCACCTATTGCCAGCGTGAACTTTCAGGAGTGTGAGGCAGACAAGCCAATGTCCGCAGCGTCCGATGCAGCTGCGTCTTCTCAAAGCTCGGGGTTCAGGATGAGTCCCACAACAAGCGGCGGGCCCTACTACCTCAAGACCGGCACCGCCTTCCGCCACCCAAAATCCTCGCAGACACCTGTCCGCAATGACGGCACCAGCCAGCAAGGTAGCTTTCTTGCCGCCAGCAGACCCCGCACAGCCCCGCAGCGCCGCAAACCGACCGGCCTCTGCATCAACGGCAGTGAAAGCCCTCAACGCAGCCGGGCGTCGGAGGCCAGCAGCATATCAGCCATTCGCTGCAAGATGGTGACCCTGCTGCTGGACCTAGGTGCTGACGCCAACCTGATGACGGCGTTCCGCAAGTCGCCGCTGCATATCACAGCGGCTTCCGGGGCAGCGGACGTCATGGCCTTGCTGCTGCCCCACACGACCAACCCCAACATGCTTTCAATGAGCAACAAGACGGCCCTGCACCTGCCGCGGAGAACGGCCACGCTCTCATCGTGCCCTTGTTGGTGTCCGCGGGCGCCAACCTGGGTCTCCGCGACCTGGCAGGCATGA